From Leptospira langatensis, the proteins below share one genomic window:
- a CDS encoding S49 family peptidase yields MWSLRKGNHIYLEIPSSFSYDKKSFLVRLLVSKEESPFLVDFLLGLKALSMVPGLRKVSFQISNPEYGFGEVWNICQAIQALNDKGIQTSGYCLGGGTKALLLLSFCKSRYSSSAAEFFPVLPSAEPYFFGATAKKYGIGVEAYASGAFKAFGETFQRTSFSAPAKKNIESLLSDQKELLEFGFRNTSGLALKVLEQPILSAEKLKEIGFLTDFLEEDEFEENYLHKDYKKETEDARPEYKKLTASGLRLYNKKKNFSLLSRSLPIVAIVPIQGNILPDLGREEDFRSRQVSFRYYQEIFKELKEDPKVKAVVLEMNSPGGSALVSELLYREIKKLSQMKPVITYVLNVAASGGYYLACGTKEIHGTPYSVVGSIGAVMLRFELKKLYDKFGIKKERIGFYPHRDILSEYGKLSPQSEQFLKKEVLRSRDVFYSRVTEARQKTFAELESKWGEGRVFLGDRFQKAGFLDSCSSLLDILQKLKTDLGAKKIDIQYLPGTYNWKALVQDLKPGLQFAGFPFRSLSEKQKKEDPREILYLSDIATELTK; encoded by the coding sequence TTGTGGAGCCTTCGAAAAGGAAATCATATCTATCTAGAGATCCCTTCTTCTTTCTCTTATGATAAGAAATCTTTCTTAGTTCGTCTCTTGGTCTCTAAGGAAGAGTCGCCTTTCTTAGTGGATTTTCTATTGGGACTGAAAGCACTTAGTATGGTCCCAGGTTTGCGAAAAGTTTCCTTTCAAATTTCTAATCCGGAGTATGGATTTGGAGAAGTTTGGAATATCTGCCAAGCCATCCAAGCCTTGAACGACAAGGGGATCCAAACCTCGGGGTATTGCTTAGGTGGTGGTACCAAGGCATTACTTCTTTTATCTTTCTGCAAATCCAGATATTCCTCTTCCGCAGCGGAATTCTTTCCGGTGCTTCCTTCCGCAGAGCCTTACTTCTTCGGAGCGACTGCTAAGAAATACGGAATCGGAGTAGAGGCATACGCGAGTGGAGCATTCAAGGCTTTCGGAGAGACCTTTCAAAGGACTTCCTTTTCGGCCCCGGCCAAGAAGAATATAGAATCCCTTCTCTCCGACCAAAAGGAATTACTCGAATTCGGTTTTCGGAATACTTCCGGCTTGGCTCTTAAAGTATTAGAGCAACCGATCCTAAGCGCCGAGAAATTGAAAGAGATCGGATTTTTAACGGATTTCTTAGAAGAAGATGAATTCGAAGAGAATTATCTGCATAAGGATTATAAGAAAGAAACGGAAGACGCAAGGCCTGAATACAAAAAGTTAACCGCGAGCGGCTTACGATTGTACAATAAGAAAAAGAATTTCAGCCTTCTCTCCAGATCCTTACCTATAGTCGCAATCGTCCCCATCCAGGGAAATATCCTTCCCGATCTAGGAAGAGAAGAAGATTTTAGATCGAGACAGGTTTCCTTTCGCTATTACCAAGAGATCTTCAAGGAATTAAAAGAAGACCCGAAAGTAAAAGCAGTCGTTCTGGAAATGAACTCCCCCGGCGGAAGTGCTCTCGTTTCCGAGCTACTCTACCGAGAGATCAAAAAACTCTCGCAAATGAAACCGGTCATTACCTATGTTCTGAACGTTGCCGCTTCCGGAGGATATTATCTTGCCTGCGGAACCAAAGAGATCCATGGAACCCCTTATTCCGTAGTAGGTTCCATAGGAGCCGTCATGCTACGGTTCGAGCTCAAGAAACTGTATGATAAATTCGGGATCAAGAAGGAAAGGATCGGATTCTATCCGCATCGGGACATTCTTTCCGAGTATGGGAAACTTTCTCCCCAATCGGAGCAATTCCTAAAGAAAGAAGTGCTTCGATCCAGGGATGTATTTTACTCCAGAGTCACAGAAGCCAGACAGAAAACTTTCGCGGAACTGGAATCCAAGTGGGGAGAAGGTAGAGTATTCCTAGGAGACAGATTCCAAAAAGCGGGATTCTTGGATTCCTGTTCCAGTCTTCTGGATATATTACAAAAACTGAAAACGGATCTGGGAGCAAAAAAGATAGATATCCAATATCTCCCAGGCACGTATAACTGGAAGGCTCTCGTCCAGGATCTGAAACCTGGATTGCAATTCGCAGGATTTCCATTTAGATCACTTTCGGAGAAACAAAAGAAAGAAGATCCAAGGGAAATCCTCTATCTTTCCGACATAGCGACGGAGTTAACCAAATAA
- the uvrA gene encoding excinuclease ABC subunit UvrA, translating to MDHIKIRGAREHNLKNISLDIPRDKLVVITGLSGSGKSSLAFDTIYAEGQRRYVESLSAYARQFLGQMEKPDLDLIEGLSPAISIEQKTTHRNPRSTVGTVTEIYDYLRLLYARIGKPHCPICGTAIQSLSVDQITDRILSYPEGTKIQLLSPIVSGKKGEHKDVLEKIRKDGFNRIRLNGEIKTLDEEIVLKKSFKATIEIVVDRLVIKDGIRSRLADSIETSLKQSDGILLMDDGKKDVTFSQKLSCPNHPEESLPELSPRLFSFNSPYGACETCDGLGSLLEFDEDLLVSDPELSLVEGAIEAWAGSKSSSYWFLTTVHSLAKKLKFDYNTPWKNLPKKIRDTILYGDKNLKIDYDFRNDKSHYEFSREFEGVIPNLKRRYKEGSEARRQQLEGFMTNHSCPSCEGKRLRPVSLAVKVNGTTIDTFSGFSVENGLEFVKAMKLKGSDEVIARPILKEIQQRLTFLNDVGVGYLSLERSAGTLSGGEAQRIRLATQIGSRLQGVLYILDEPSIGLHQRDNTKLINTLKELRDLGNTVLVVEHDQETMEEADWLIDMGPGAGVHGGSVVSSGTPEEVAKDKSSLTGKYLSGKAFIPLPQSVRPGNGKKLKIVNAKENNLKNVSVEIPLGKLIVVTGVSGSGKSTLINDILYNAAAHKVMKMRTVWGKHEKITGLEEIDKIINIDQSPIGRTPRSNPATYTGLFTVVRDMFAQLEDSKLRGYNPGRFSFNVSGGRCETCEGDGILKIEMHFLPDVYVTCDVCKGKRYNQETLEVRYKGKNIYEILEMTVEDSISFFENIPALKRKLETLGEVGLGYIKLGQPATTFSGGEAQRIKLATELSKRPTGKTLYILDEPTTGLHFEDVRHLMSVLHTLVDRGNSMIVIEHNLDVIKQADWIIDLGPEGGDGGGTIIAEGTPAEIAKVKESFTGQYLKKVLNGHGKKAG from the coding sequence TTGGATCATATCAAGATCAGAGGAGCGAGAGAGCATAATCTCAAAAATATCAGTTTAGATATTCCCAGAGACAAACTCGTTGTGATCACGGGTCTTTCTGGGTCCGGAAAATCCTCTCTTGCATTCGATACTATCTATGCGGAAGGACAGAGAAGATATGTGGAGAGTCTTTCTGCATATGCTCGCCAATTCTTGGGGCAAATGGAGAAACCGGATCTAGATCTGATCGAAGGACTTTCTCCGGCCATTTCTATCGAACAGAAAACCACTCACAGGAACCCTAGATCCACTGTAGGTACAGTTACCGAGATCTACGATTATCTTCGTCTTCTTTATGCAAGGATTGGAAAGCCTCATTGTCCTATCTGTGGCACTGCTATCCAATCCCTTTCGGTGGACCAGATCACGGACCGGATCCTGAGCTATCCGGAAGGCACTAAGATCCAACTCCTTTCTCCTATTGTCTCCGGAAAAAAGGGAGAGCATAAGGACGTTTTAGAAAAGATCCGTAAGGACGGTTTCAATCGGATCCGATTGAACGGAGAGATCAAGACCCTAGACGAAGAGATCGTCCTAAAGAAGAGTTTTAAGGCAACCATCGAGATCGTTGTGGATCGCTTGGTCATCAAGGATGGAATCCGTTCTCGTTTGGCCGATTCCATCGAGACCTCTCTTAAACAATCGGATGGGATCCTACTTATGGATGATGGAAAGAAGGATGTTACCTTCTCCCAAAAACTATCCTGTCCGAATCACCCGGAAGAATCCCTTCCTGAATTATCTCCTAGGTTATTCTCATTCAATTCGCCGTACGGCGCTTGTGAGACCTGTGATGGACTCGGCAGTTTGTTAGAATTCGACGAGGATCTTCTGGTCTCAGATCCGGAGCTATCCTTGGTCGAAGGCGCCATCGAAGCCTGGGCGGGTTCTAAGAGCAGTAGCTATTGGTTTTTGACGACTGTTCACTCTTTAGCTAAGAAATTAAAATTCGATTATAATACTCCTTGGAAGAACCTTCCGAAGAAGATCAGAGATACCATTCTTTACGGGGATAAGAACTTAAAGATAGATTACGATTTCCGGAACGATAAATCCCATTATGAATTCAGTAGAGAATTCGAGGGAGTGATCCCGAATCTAAAGCGCAGGTATAAGGAAGGCTCAGAGGCTCGTCGCCAACAACTCGAAGGTTTTATGACAAACCATTCATGTCCCTCCTGCGAGGGTAAACGGTTAAGGCCTGTAAGTCTCGCAGTAAAAGTAAATGGCACCACGATCGATACATTTTCGGGATTTAGCGTAGAGAACGGACTAGAATTCGTTAAAGCGATGAAGTTAAAGGGGAGCGACGAAGTGATTGCCCGCCCGATCCTAAAGGAGATCCAACAGAGATTGACCTTCTTGAACGATGTGGGTGTCGGGTATCTAAGCCTAGAACGCTCCGCCGGCACACTTTCTGGGGGAGAAGCACAGAGGATCCGCCTGGCTACCCAGATCGGTTCTCGTCTCCAAGGAGTTCTCTATATTCTGGATGAACCTTCGATCGGTTTGCACCAGAGGGATAATACCAAGCTCATCAATACTCTAAAGGAGCTGAGGGATCTTGGGAACACAGTTCTAGTCGTGGAGCACGACCAGGAAACTATGGAAGAAGCGGACTGGTTGATAGACATGGGACCGGGAGCGGGAGTCCACGGAGGTTCCGTGGTTTCTTCCGGTACTCCGGAAGAAGTTGCCAAGGATAAGTCTTCTTTAACCGGTAAGTATCTTTCCGGAAAGGCCTTCATTCCGCTTCCCCAATCGGTACGACCTGGAAATGGGAAGAAGCTGAAGATCGTAAACGCCAAAGAGAATAATCTCAAGAATGTCTCCGTAGAGATCCCTCTTGGAAAGCTGATCGTGGTTACCGGAGTCTCCGGTTCCGGAAAATCCACTCTCATCAATGATATCCTGTACAATGCTGCCGCTCATAAGGTAATGAAAATGAGAACGGTTTGGGGCAAGCATGAGAAGATCACTGGCCTCGAAGAAATCGATAAGATCATCAATATAGACCAATCGCCGATCGGAAGGACCCCTAGATCCAATCCTGCGACCTATACCGGGCTTTTCACCGTAGTTCGGGATATGTTCGCTCAGTTAGAAGACTCCAAGCTTAGAGGATATAATCCCGGAAGATTTAGCTTTAATGTGAGCGGAGGACGCTGCGAGACCTGCGAAGGAGACGGGATCCTGAAGATAGAGATGCATTTCCTTCCGGATGTGTATGTGACCTGCGATGTATGCAAAGGAAAACGATATAATCAGGAAACATTAGAAGTTCGTTATAAAGGAAAGAATATCTACGAGATCTTGGAAATGACAGTCGAAGATTCGATCTCGTTCTTCGAGAATATCCCTGCCTTGAAACGAAAACTGGAAACCTTGGGCGAAGTCGGTCTCGGTTATATCAAACTGGGACAGCCTGCCACCACATTCTCCGGAGGAGAGGCACAGAGGATCAAGCTCGCTACGGAATTGTCCAAACGACCTACCGGAAAGACTCTCTATATCCTGGATGAACCTACTACCGGGCTTCATTTCGAGGACGTAAGACATTTGATGTCCGTTCTTCATACTCTTGTGGACCGAGGAAACTCCATGATCGTGATCGAACACAATCTGGATGTGATCAAACAAGCGGATTGGATCATAGATCTGGGCCCGGAAGGAGGAGATGGTGGAGGGACCATTATCGCGGAAGGAACTCCTGCCGAGATCGCTAAGGTCAAAGAATCCTTTACAGGCCAATATCTGAAGAAGGTGCTGAACGGGCACGGGAAGAAGGCCGGCTGA
- a CDS encoding acyl-CoA dehydrogenase — protein MIDLRDKLESFPGGEFRTVYRSSLPEIAKAGLFVALEEGRYREFHEKLFLLPSFPHGIGVGVGIMAQTNVAGKILRMVSGKENGVPTKPGTKELAATILDRLSSGLGILGLGVSEPEWMGKLTNLKSVARCLPSGELELDFYKGFVTNGADAEGFLVVTKKEGSSDYGVYYIPRDIAGLELEEFHLEYAMEATHCKIKGEKLRIPAEYSFVDDYAKLGADIHLSEMLSAAVLFSGAMRKVVADLSQGSECRERFAVLGKLWDLSGLLYGKCMEISDKKDKDPDYKIEVDHPYGYEAVLDECFSILDGIPNFDRRKEYPDLGLFSSIHPARSPVYIKNRLKQSREWRKFGSLK, from the coding sequence ATGATAGATTTAAGAGATAAACTCGAATCTTTTCCTGGGGGAGAATTTCGTACTGTTTATAGATCCTCTCTTCCGGAGATCGCAAAGGCAGGCTTATTCGTAGCCCTAGAGGAAGGAAGATACAGGGAATTTCACGAAAAGCTTTTCCTTCTTCCGTCCTTTCCGCATGGAATCGGAGTCGGGGTCGGGATCATGGCCCAAACCAATGTAGCAGGAAAGATCCTACGCATGGTTTCGGGAAAGGAAAATGGAGTCCCTACAAAGCCCGGCACCAAAGAACTGGCAGCTACGATCCTCGATCGATTGAGTAGTGGGCTTGGGATCTTGGGCCTCGGAGTGAGCGAGCCGGAATGGATGGGAAAACTCACAAACCTCAAGTCGGTGGCGAGATGTCTGCCGAGTGGAGAGCTAGAATTAGATTTTTATAAAGGATTCGTGACCAATGGCGCGGATGCGGAAGGATTTCTCGTAGTCACAAAGAAAGAAGGAAGTTCCGACTACGGTGTCTATTATATCCCGAGAGATATTGCCGGACTAGAATTAGAAGAATTCCATTTGGAATATGCGATGGAAGCGACCCATTGCAAGATCAAGGGGGAGAAGCTTCGCATTCCCGCAGAATATTCTTTCGTGGACGATTATGCGAAACTAGGCGCGGATATCCATCTTTCGGAAATGCTTTCTGCTGCTGTCCTGTTTTCAGGAGCTATGCGAAAGGTAGTCGCGGACCTAAGCCAAGGCTCTGAGTGCAGAGAAAGATTCGCCGTTCTTGGAAAGCTCTGGGATCTCAGCGGACTACTTTACGGAAAATGCATGGAGATCTCGGACAAGAAGGATAAGGACCCGGATTATAAGATAGAAGTGGATCATCCGTACGGTTACGAGGCCGTCCTAGACGAATGCTTTAGCATTCTGGATGGAATTCCTAATTTCGATCGTAGAAAGGAGTATCCTGATCTAGGATTATTCTCGTCGATCCATCCTGCCAGAAGTCCTGTTTATATCAAGAACCGATTGAAACAGTCTAGAGAGTGGAGAAAATTCGGCTCTCTGAAATAG
- a CDS encoding cation diffusion facilitator family transporter, protein MDKNLTTSLSNLEPFLRQAILRPKRKDTIRTLVFAFLLSILIFSWEIFGSAESKSLALLADAGHVISDSFAFLLSIFAVWISDRKPTSKMNFGFFRVEVFAAFCNSILISGISIYIIIEAIHRFQSHHDIAPDSMLVFSLGTIALNLLSVWLLKRIAADNINLRSAYLHVLSDLLGTLAVLAGAILIRFVGWVWIDPLISLLLSIIILRSAVIILKESILILLEASPTHEEWDHLKKDILEIEGVENILSAHTWTLTKGIHASAFRLQIASKSDPKMILKNAYELLRGEWKFEQIYLQLEDPKTTQTIEGIVAKTLHDIDSEEWGHHHHTHDHPAHHHSH, encoded by the coding sequence TTGGATAAGAATCTTACAACATCCCTATCGAACCTGGAACCCTTTTTAAGGCAGGCCATTCTTCGTCCCAAGCGAAAGGATACGATACGCACTCTTGTGTTTGCGTTCCTTCTTTCTATTCTTATCTTTTCCTGGGAGATATTCGGTTCTGCGGAAAGCAAGAGCCTTGCCCTTCTTGCAGACGCAGGACATGTGATCTCGGACTCTTTCGCATTTCTCTTAAGCATATTCGCAGTTTGGATCTCGGACAGAAAACCGACTTCCAAAATGAACTTCGGCTTCTTCCGGGTAGAAGTGTTTGCTGCATTTTGCAATTCCATCCTGATCTCCGGGATCTCTATCTACATCATCATAGAAGCGATCCATAGATTTCAGTCCCATCACGATATCGCCCCTGATTCCATGTTGGTATTCAGCTTGGGAACGATTGCATTGAACCTTCTCTCCGTTTGGCTTTTGAAACGGATCGCGGCGGACAATATCAATCTTAGATCCGCCTACTTACATGTTCTAAGCGATCTCTTAGGCACCTTGGCCGTACTTGCCGGAGCCATTCTGATCCGATTCGTGGGCTGGGTCTGGATCGATCCTCTGATCAGTCTCCTTCTTTCCATAATCATTCTTAGATCTGCTGTGATCATTCTGAAGGAAAGCATTCTCATCCTTCTAGAAGCTTCTCCTACTCATGAAGAATGGGATCATCTAAAGAAAGATATATTAGAGATAGAAGGTGTGGAGAATATCCTCTCCGCTCATACCTGGACTCTAACGAAAGGGATCCACGCCTCTGCGTTCCGATTGCAGATCGCTTCCAAATCGGATCCTAAGATGATATTAAAAAATGCGTATGAGCTTCTAAGAGGGGAATGGAAATTCGAACAGATCTACCTTCAATTAGAGGATCCTAAAACGACCCAAACGATCGAGGGTATTGTAGCCAAGACTCTGCACGATATCGATTCGGAAGAATGGGGACATCACCATCATACTCACGATCATCCGGCTCATCACCATTCACATTGA
- a CDS encoding OmpA family protein has product MKQFFFRLTPVILFTIALPIFSDAFYFPWEYNKLYNEKVTMELELDSLRLRYRNESENSKKEKASLDGRIKSLEDQLANEKTFREKDKDLYSDLIKALENQISLLKAKSSNKEKELIEENEKQSKKYQDLIADLKSELEKEKLNCIQKMDAMKRDYETKIASLEARIQSLTDQIAKLENLSENQKRELNRLSEQANELESKLSGEIAKGQIRVKRFHNRLVINIDDQISFDSGSADLKKQIFPALDKIKEILANYPGNLIIVEGHTDNIPIKNKKFQDNWQLSTERALSVLRFLLESKSLDGRNFSAAGYGEHQPIVSNDSAENRSLNRRVDIVLEPQSGKSH; this is encoded by the coding sequence ATGAAACAGTTTTTTTTCCGACTTACACCGGTCATTCTATTCACCATCGCCCTTCCTATATTCTCCGACGCATTCTATTTTCCTTGGGAATACAATAAGCTTTATAACGAAAAAGTGACTATGGAACTAGAGTTAGATTCCTTGAGACTCAGATACAGGAACGAATCCGAGAACTCGAAAAAGGAAAAAGCCTCCTTAGACGGCAGGATCAAAAGCCTTGAGGACCAGCTCGCGAACGAGAAAACCTTTCGAGAAAAAGACAAGGATCTTTACTCCGACCTGATCAAGGCCCTGGAAAATCAAATTTCCCTTCTCAAAGCCAAAAGCAGCAATAAGGAGAAGGAGCTGATCGAGGAGAATGAAAAGCAATCCAAGAAATACCAGGACCTGATCGCAGACCTGAAATCAGAACTGGAAAAAGAAAAGCTGAATTGCATCCAAAAAATGGACGCAATGAAGAGGGATTACGAAACTAAGATCGCTAGCCTCGAGGCACGTATCCAGTCTCTTACAGACCAGATCGCTAAACTCGAAAACCTGAGCGAGAACCAAAAAAGAGAACTCAATCGTCTTTCCGAACAGGCAAACGAACTGGAATCCAAGCTTTCCGGCGAGATCGCAAAAGGACAGATCCGAGTGAAACGATTCCATAATCGACTCGTGATCAATATTGACGATCAGATCTCCTTCGATTCCGGCTCCGCAGACTTGAAAAAGCAGATCTTTCCCGCCTTGGACAAGATCAAGGAGATCCTAGCAAACTACCCCGGAAACCTGATCATCGTAGAAGGACATACGGACAATATCCCGATCAAGAACAAGAAATTCCAAGACAACTGGCAGTTATCCACAGAGAGAGCTCTTTCTGTACTTCGCTTTTTATTAGAGAGCAAGAGCCTGGATGGCAGGAACTTTTCCGCCGCAGGATATGGGGAGCACCAACCCATCGTTTCCAACGATAGCGCAGAAAATCGATCTCTGAACCGAAGAGTGGATATAGTCCTAGAGCCTCAGAGCGGAAAAAGCCATTAA
- the mgtE gene encoding magnesium transporter, whose amino-acid sequence MDETNSTKEISSTKAQTTSAEWMESFSEKVEKKDSEYLRAFTSSNHPADIAEVLERLDIDEAFYVFKLCDSEMQSQILVEFDEDLQADLISRLNMQEISPIVENLEPDDVTNLISEVSKEKAEEILNSLDREDSSQIRKQLNFREYTAGRLMTTEFASAFEADTVRKAIIKLRRVAKETDDIYLLYVTDSENHLKGFIKLKDLFLAPLNQKVSRLVKEEVFSIHYDTDQEEVARMFRKYDLVSAAVVDDLDRIIGRITVDDILDIVQEEASEDILRMGGVSEEERLNTSIWDSIRRRLVWLIFNLGTATMASSMVSFFESTIQSLVFLAALMPIVAGMGGNAGTQAITVVVRNIATGDLGPSNWKVAFRKESLIGLINGITIGSITGLAVYFFFGKPALAMVIFLAMLANLIMAALVGACIPMALKLLKIDPAIASSIFVTMTTDTFGFFCFLGLATLFLQYLV is encoded by the coding sequence ATGGACGAAACAAACAGCACAAAGGAAATTTCTTCCACGAAGGCTCAGACAACATCTGCCGAATGGATGGAGTCCTTCTCCGAAAAAGTAGAAAAGAAAGATAGCGAATATCTGCGCGCCTTCACTTCTTCCAACCACCCGGCGGATATCGCCGAAGTCTTGGAAAGGCTGGATATAGACGAAGCATTTTACGTATTTAAGCTTTGCGATTCTGAAATGCAGTCCCAGATCCTGGTAGAGTTCGACGAGGACTTGCAGGCGGATCTCATCTCGCGGCTGAATATGCAGGAGATCTCTCCCATTGTGGAGAATCTGGAACCGGACGATGTCACGAACCTGATCTCCGAAGTCTCCAAGGAGAAGGCCGAAGAGATCCTGAACTCTCTCGACAGAGAAGACTCTTCCCAGATCCGAAAGCAGTTGAATTTTAGGGAGTATACCGCGGGTCGTTTAATGACCACGGAATTCGCTTCCGCATTCGAGGCGGACACGGTCCGAAAAGCAATTATCAAACTAAGAAGGGTCGCAAAAGAGACGGACGATATCTATCTTCTCTATGTCACCGATTCTGAAAACCACTTAAAAGGTTTTATCAAACTCAAGGATCTCTTTCTTGCACCTCTCAACCAAAAAGTGAGTCGGCTCGTTAAGGAAGAGGTCTTCTCCATTCATTACGATACGGACCAGGAAGAAGTGGCACGGATGTTCCGTAAATACGACTTAGTATCCGCTGCTGTGGTGGACGATCTGGATCGGATCATCGGTAGGATCACAGTGGATGATATCTTGGACATCGTCCAAGAAGAAGCGTCCGAAGATATCCTGCGTATGGGGGGAGTCTCGGAAGAAGAAAGACTAAATACTTCTATCTGGGATTCCATCCGAAGAAGATTGGTTTGGCTTATCTTTAATTTGGGCACTGCGACTATGGCGTCTTCTATGGTTTCTTTCTTTGAGAGCACGATCCAATCCCTTGTATTTCTAGCAGCGCTCATGCCGATCGTGGCGGGAATGGGCGGCAATGCAGGAACTCAGGCAATCACAGTTGTGGTACGTAATATTGCGACGGGGGATCTAGGGCCTTCTAACTGGAAGGTGGCCTTTCGTAAGGAAAGTCTGATCGGGCTCATTAACGGGATCACGATAGGATCGATCACTGGGCTGGCCGTATACTTCTTCTTTGGGAAGCCTGCACTCGCAATGGTGATCTTTCTTGCCATGCTTGCAAATTTGATCATGGCGGCCTTGGTCGGAGCTTGTATCCCTATGGCGCTAAAACTACTAAAGATAGACCCGGCGATCGCTTCTTCTATCTTCGTGACTATGACAACGGACACGTTCGGCTTCTTTTGTTTCCTAGGTCTTGCCACACTGTTCTTGCAATATTTAGTATAG
- a CDS encoding LA_2219 family laminin/E-cadherin/plasminogen-binding protein translates to MIRASFLRSSMIGLVVPLFFFLASCASGGSVHKPEQPKGEILPNPAGESEVVINEEGDEVKITTLDPQSFQAVSKDSAEYFRVYITSDTYQVRQIRGSKFIKRKVDKGGDALISEELVKYNKINFTDDGIILVILNGNTGAVETIRFNTRVPRINDLAKIIQNDVTRWSMEHSEEKPVVTKYQIHYSIKLENKSGTTRDGVKEQLKKEVRK, encoded by the coding sequence ATGATCCGTGCATCGTTCCTTCGTTCCTCCATGATTGGTTTGGTGGTTCCACTTTTCTTCTTCTTGGCATCCTGTGCTAGCGGCGGCTCCGTTCATAAACCGGAACAGCCAAAGGGAGAGATACTCCCGAATCCTGCCGGAGAATCGGAGGTTGTGATCAATGAAGAAGGGGACGAGGTCAAGATCACCACTTTGGATCCCCAATCATTCCAAGCAGTGTCCAAGGATAGCGCAGAATACTTTAGGGTCTATATTACAAGCGATACCTATCAGGTGAGACAGATCAGAGGCTCCAAATTCATTAAACGCAAAGTGGATAAGGGCGGAGACGCACTCATCAGCGAAGAATTAGTAAAATATAATAAGATCAATTTCACCGACGACGGGATCATATTAGTGATCTTGAATGGAAATACGGGAGCCGTGGAGACGATCCGATTCAATACCCGGGTCCCTCGCATCAACGATCTCGCAAAGATCATCCAAAATGACGTTACTCGCTGGTCCATGGAGCATTCGGAAGAGAAACCTGTCGTTACTAAGTATCAGATCCATTATTCTATTAAGTTAGAGAATAAGTCTGGGACCACCAGAGATGGTGTGAAGGAACAGTTGAAGAAGGAAGTTCGGAAGTAG